Proteins found in one Seonamhaeicola sp. S2-3 genomic segment:
- a CDS encoding T9SS type A sorting domain-containing protein — translation MKKNYNIIVFFVFSLFSSHFSAQSPSFEWGNSIGSSDDDYSSSIITDSSGNIYTTGYYTGTVDFEPGPGTTNMTAVGDKDIYIKKTDSNGNFIWVKSIGGTGYDIATSLTSDTTGNLYITGGFSGTVDFNPNVGTYNLTSYNNNWDFFVLKLDSNGNFIWANSNGGTSTDLSYSIDLDSSNNVYIAGFFYGTTDFDPGVGTTNITASGCNDIFIQKFDPNGNLVWVKTIGNTGCDQAKSLTIDKNDNIYTIGSFSDTVDFDPNAGVSNLSSNGSSEVFILKLDSNGDFVWVKSFQEVSSGEFGYQANSLVTDNSGDIIITGSYSGTVDFDPGSGISALSTNALGDIYVVKLDNSGNFIWLKSMSSNTTGLYSNGASLITDASKNIYVCGAFSGTIDFNPNTEIENLTSVGDNDAYIQKLDASGNFLWVISFGTGAPGTWCSAYSITNDFSNNLYVTGGFNGTVDLDFNSGIEDYTSAGNRDVFNLKINQQTAENIIWSSDSSDYANFSATNNDGDSFTWETENGNVAGKGLITDTSFFSKSYDDIAGALTPDNLLITPTGAITVPSNASSISFKLNVEASSSDRPAEHFAIYVFDEAVGQSFDTKIYEETLTVGGSGTAKDITAAIPITFAGKNIGIIVRHFNTVGQDKLYVDDFEVSYEASTLSTEKKNINNLTVYPNPTKNKVYLNLDQESSYVLTNINGQVIISNILDKGENTINLSELQNGLYFLNIKSSLGTITKKIIKN, via the coding sequence ATGAAAAAAAATTATAATATCATTGTATTCTTTGTATTTAGCCTTTTTTCGTCACATTTCAGTGCTCAAAGCCCAAGTTTTGAATGGGGTAACTCAATAGGGAGTTCTGATGATGATTACAGTAGTTCTATTATAACTGACTCATCGGGGAACATCTATACTACAGGATATTACACAGGAACTGTCGACTTTGAACCTGGGCCAGGAACAACCAATATGACTGCTGTAGGAGATAAAGATATTTACATTAAAAAGACTGATTCAAATGGGAACTTCATTTGGGTTAAATCTATAGGAGGTACTGGTTATGATATTGCCACCTCTTTAACATCAGATACGACAGGAAATTTATACATTACTGGTGGGTTTTCTGGAACTGTAGATTTTAATCCAAATGTTGGCACATATAATTTGACTTCTTATAATAATAATTGGGATTTCTTTGTTCTAAAATTAGATAGTAATGGAAATTTTATTTGGGCTAATAGCAATGGAGGAACATCTACCGACTTATCTTACAGTATTGATTTAGATTCTTCTAATAATGTATATATAGCTGGTTTCTTCTACGGAACCACAGATTTTGATCCAGGGGTAGGAACTACTAACATAACAGCTTCAGGGTGCAATGATATCTTTATTCAGAAATTTGACCCTAATGGTAACCTTGTTTGGGTAAAAACAATTGGCAATACAGGATGTGATCAAGCCAAAAGCCTAACCATAGATAAAAATGATAATATATACACAATAGGTTCTTTTTCTGATACAGTTGACTTCGATCCAAATGCTGGAGTATCTAATTTATCCTCTAATGGGTCTAGCGAAGTTTTCATTTTAAAGTTAGATAGTAATGGGGATTTTGTTTGGGTTAAATCATTTCAAGAAGTTTCTTCTGGAGAATTCGGTTATCAAGCTAATTCTTTAGTTACAGATAACTCGGGAGACATTATTATAACTGGGAGTTATTCTGGTACGGTAGATTTTGACCCTGGATCTGGAATTTCTGCTCTTTCTACAAACGCTCTTGGAGATATATATGTGGTAAAATTAGATAACTCTGGAAATTTTATTTGGTTAAAATCAATGTCAAGTAATACCACAGGCCTTTACTCAAATGGAGCATCGCTAATAACAGACGCTTCTAAAAACATATATGTTTGTGGAGCTTTTAGCGGCACTATTGATTTTAATCCAAATACAGAAATTGAGAATTTAACTTCTGTAGGAGATAATGATGCTTACATTCAAAAACTTGATGCCTCTGGTAACTTTCTATGGGTAATCTCATTTGGAACTGGAGCCCCTGGAACATGGTGTAGTGCTTATTCAATAACTAATGATTTTTCTAATAATCTATATGTAACTGGAGGTTTTAATGGAACGGTTGATTTAGATTTTAATTCTGGCATAGAAGATTATACAAGTGCTGGTAATAGAGATGTTTTTAATTTAAAAATAAATCAACAAACAGCGGAAAATATTATTTGGTCTTCCGATTCTAGTGACTATGCAAACTTTTCAGCCACAAATAATGATGGCGATTCCTTTACTTGGGAAACAGAAAACGGCAATGTTGCAGGAAAAGGCCTTATAACAGATACAAGTTTCTTTTCTAAATCTTATGATGATATTGCTGGTGCATTAACCCCAGACAATTTACTTATTACACCAACTGGAGCCATAACCGTTCCTAGTAACGCATCATCCATTTCATTTAAACTAAATGTGGAGGCTTCTAGTAGCGATCGCCCTGCAGAACACTTTGCTATTTATGTTTTTGATGAAGCCGTAGGACAATCGTTTGACACCAAAATATATGAAGAAACTTTAACAGTAGGTGGTTCTGGAACAGCTAAAGATATTACAGCAGCTATACCCATAACATTTGCTGGAAAAAACATTGGCATCATTGTAAGGCACTTTAACACCGTTGGGCAAGACAAACTATATGTAGATGATTTTGAAGTAAGTTACGAAGCATCAACACTATCCACGGAGAAAAAAAATATTAACAACCTAACAGTATATCCAAACCCTACAAAAAACAAAGTTTATTTAAACCTAGACCAAGAAAGCTCATACGTGTTAACAAACATTAATGGTCAAGTTATAATAAGTAACATATTAGATAAAGGCGAGAATACCATAAACCTTTCTGAACTTCAAAACGGTTTGTATTTTTTAAACATCAAGTCAAGCTTGGGAACAATTACAAAAAAAATAATAAAAAACTAG
- a CDS encoding T9SS type A sorting domain-containing protein, with protein sequence MKRIILTAILLAITLGIRAQSNATQIEYFLDVDNGFGQNTVLDIASPDIDIAETVLADIPSGISAGYHKLYIRVKDVNGNWSQTIRKHIEIVAPFVENNIVMGEYYIDDTDTGYGNSTTFPINPEEQDIEQAFTAQIAANVSLGYHKLFGRIKDSYGNWSHTFRKNIQVYLNPDTDIVEIEYFFEDDFGFSTKSIESISTPSADGAWTFNVSYPTGNYNFNDNLFVRVKDSNNKWSITTILDEIESLSIDTYLQEKTLIYPNPFSDNLFIKLPDNQTILKTKIYNNLGQVVYTSSKNNSNIKLDSIPNGLYVLVLESESGKAAFKIIKN encoded by the coding sequence ATGAAACGGATTATTTTAACAGCCATTTTATTGGCCATTACACTGGGAATCCGTGCCCAATCCAACGCTACCCAAATTGAATATTTTTTGGATGTCGATAATGGATTTGGACAGAACACGGTACTTGATATCGCATCGCCGGATATAGATATTGCTGAAACCGTTTTAGCCGACATTCCTTCTGGCATTTCGGCGGGTTATCACAAACTCTACATTCGGGTAAAGGATGTCAACGGAAACTGGAGCCAAACCATAAGAAAACATATTGAAATTGTAGCCCCCTTTGTTGAAAACAATATTGTAATGGGCGAGTATTATATAGATGATACTGACACTGGATATGGTAACAGTACAACCTTTCCTATAAACCCTGAAGAACAAGATATTGAACAAGCTTTTACAGCACAAATAGCTGCCAATGTATCGTTGGGTTACCATAAACTCTTCGGAAGGATAAAAGACAGTTATGGTAATTGGAGTCATACCTTTAGAAAGAATATACAAGTGTATTTAAATCCAGATACCGATATTGTTGAAATAGAATATTTCTTTGAGGATGATTTTGGATTTAGTACAAAAAGCATAGAAAGTATTAGTACACCATCTGCCGATGGTGCTTGGACATTCAATGTGTCTTACCCCACTGGAAACTATAATTTTAACGATAACCTTTTTGTACGAGTAAAAGATTCTAATAACAAATGGTCTATTACTACAATTCTTGATGAAATAGAAAGCTTAAGTATTGATACTTACCTTCAAGAAAAAACACTTATTTATCCAAATCCTTTTAGTGACAATCTTTTCATCAAATTGCCCGATAACCAAACTATCTTAAAAACTAAGATCTATAATAATTTAGGGCAAGTGGTTTACACAAGTTCTAAAAATAACTCAAATATAAAATTAGATAGTATTCCTAATGGTCTCTACGTTTTAGTTTTAGAATCAGAATCTGGAAAAGCCGCATTCAAAATCATCAAAAATTAA
- a CDS encoding IS3 family transposase (programmed frameshift) produces the protein MKNKEHKRFKRTQRDYNLGFKLALVSEVEKGNYTYKQIQKAYGIQGRSTVLVWLRKYGTLDWSKPNFNNLPKEKETPAQRIKRLERELEDERLKNLLLNTMIDVSDKQFGTSIRKKLLSQPIQIIKQDKQVAIAHSCRLLGISRQAVYQAQKRKEARIKELSKIKSLVLVIRRDMPRLGTRKLYYLLKPEFDKHQIKIGRDALFAYLKTEHLLITPKKNYTKTTNSKHWLKKHPNLLKDIQPNRPEHVFVSDITYIKSREKTHYLSLVTDAYSRKIVGYQLSDDMSAKNVVKAFNMAIKKRDTNNEIIHHSDRGLQYCAFVYQKALRENNVIPSMTDGYDCYQNALAERINGILKQEFLIYKCNNGRELERLIKESIETYNNKRPHLSLNMKTPNFIHNKKPEKLNSQV, from the exons ATGAAAAATAAAGAACACAAGCGATTTAAGCGCACACAACGAGATTACAATTTAGGCTTTAAATTAGCCTTGGTGTCCGAAGTAGAAAAAGGCAACTACACATACAAACAGATTCAAAAAGCTTATGGTATCCAAGGAAGGAGTACCGTTTTGGTATGGTTAAGAAAATATGGTACTTTAGATTGGAGTAAACCAAACTTTAATAATTTGCCTAAAGAAAAAGAAACACCAGCCCAAAGGATAAAGCGTTTAGAACGAGAACTAGAAGATGAGCGATTAAAGAACTTATTGCTCAATACAATGATAGATGTATCAGACAAACAATTTGGTACTTCTATTAGAAAAAAGCTTTTATCCCAAC CAATCCAAATCATCAAACAAGACAAGCAAGTAGCCATTGCGCACTCATGTAGATTGTTAGGGATAAGTAGACAAGCTGTTTATCAAGCTCAAAAACGTAAAGAAGCACGTATCAAAGAACTCTCAAAGATAAAATCCTTAGTACTTGTTATTCGTAGAGATATGCCAAGACTGGGTACACGTAAACTCTACTACTTGCTAAAGCCAGAGTTTGATAAACATCAAATAAAAATAGGGAGAGATGCCTTATTTGCTTATTTAAAAACAGAACATTTATTAATAACACCAAAGAAAAACTATACCAAAACCACAAACTCAAAACATTGGCTTAAAAAGCACCCTAACCTACTAAAAGACATCCAACCTAATAGGCCAGAACATGTGTTTGTAAGTGATATTACCTACATAAAAAGCAGAGAAAAAACACATTATTTATCTTTGGTAACAGATGCTTATAGTAGAAAAATAGTTGGATATCAATTAAGTGATGATATGAGTGCAAAAAATGTAGTCAAAGCTTTTAATATGGCCATAAAGAAAAGAGATACAAATAATGAAATTATCCATCATTCTGATCGTGGACTACAGTATTGTGCTTTTGTCTATCAAAAGGCTTTAAGGGAAAACAACGTAATACCATCAATGACTGATGGTTATGATTGCTACCAAAACGCATTAGCAGAGCGCATTAATGGAATTTTAAAACAAGAGTTCTTAATTTATAAGTGCAATAATGGAAGAGAGCTTGAACGGTTAATCAAAGAATCTATAGAAACTTATAACAATAAAAGACCGCATTTGAGCCTTAACATGAAAACACCTAACTTTATACACAACAAAAAACCTGAGAAGTTAAATTCTCAGGTTTAA
- the fbp gene encoding class 1 fructose-bisphosphatase, which translates to MAHQKQTLGEFIIKNQTSFKYSSGELSSLLNSIRLAAKVVNHEVNKAGLVDIIGAAGDTNIQGEDQQKLDVYANDKFIQTLTKRNIVCGIASEEEDDFISINSQDENHQNKYVVLIDPLDGSSNIDVNVSVGTIFSIYRRVTPIGSPVQLEDFLQKGSAQVAAGYVVYGTSTMLVYTTGDGVNGFTLNPAIGSFYLSHPDMEFPEDGNIYSVNEGNYIHFPQGIKDYIKYCQKEEDDRPYTSRYIGSLVSDFHRNMIKGGIYLYPQSSKNPNGKLRLLYECNPIAFLAEQAKGKASDGFTRTLDVEPTELHQRVPFICGSKNMVEKCEEFMRNAHS; encoded by the coding sequence ATGGCTCACCAAAAGCAAACTTTAGGCGAATTTATAATTAAAAACCAAACATCATTCAAGTATTCATCTGGCGAGTTATCTAGCCTTTTAAACTCCATTAGACTAGCGGCAAAAGTTGTTAACCATGAGGTTAATAAAGCAGGTTTAGTAGATATAATTGGAGCTGCAGGAGATACTAATATACAGGGTGAAGACCAACAAAAATTAGATGTTTATGCTAATGATAAATTTATACAAACCTTAACCAAAAGAAATATTGTTTGTGGTATTGCAAGTGAAGAGGAAGACGATTTTATAAGTATTAACAGTCAGGATGAAAATCATCAAAATAAATATGTTGTTTTAATAGATCCTTTAGATGGTTCATCTAATATTGATGTAAATGTTTCTGTTGGAACCATTTTTTCAATTTACAGAAGGGTAACCCCTATTGGAAGTCCGGTTCAACTTGAAGACTTTTTGCAAAAAGGAAGTGCCCAAGTTGCGGCGGGTTATGTTGTATATGGTACATCAACTATGTTAGTTTATACTACTGGCGATGGGGTAAACGGATTTACTTTAAACCCTGCAATAGGCTCATTTTATTTATCTCATCCCGATATGGAATTTCCCGAAGATGGTAATATTTACTCCGTAAATGAGGGGAATTATATTCATTTTCCACAAGGTATTAAAGATTACATAAAATATTGTCAAAAAGAAGAAGATGATAGACCGTATACATCAAGGTATATAGGTTCTTTGGTTTCTGATTTTCATAGAAATATGATTAAAGGCGGTATTTATTTATATCCACAAAGTTCTAAAAATCCTAACGGAAAATTAAGATTGCTTTATGAATGTAATCCCATTGCTTTTTTAGCAGAACAAGCTAAAGGAAAAGCTAGTGATGGTTTTACTAGAACATTAGATGTAGAGCCTACAGAGTTACACCAACGTGTTCCGTTTATTTGTGGTAGTAAGAATATGGTTGAAAAATGCGAAGAATTTATGAGAAATGCTCATTCTTGA
- a CDS encoding GNAT family N-acetyltransferase, whose amino-acid sequence MQFTVRKANKKDMPAVLALIKQLAEFEKEPDAVEITLEDLENDGFSENPAFFCYVAEVNSKVEGIALGYHRYSTWKGKIIHLEDLIVNQSFRGTGIGSALLDAFIKHAHKLGVKRINWEVLDWNEPAIKFYESKGANVMRDWDVVQMNEKSIKNYISKLNNENI is encoded by the coding sequence ATGCAATTTACTGTTAGAAAAGCAAATAAAAAAGATATGCCAGCTGTTTTAGCGTTAATTAAGCAATTGGCAGAGTTTGAAAAAGAACCTGATGCTGTAGAAATAACTTTAGAAGACCTTGAAAATGATGGGTTTAGTGAAAACCCTGCATTCTTTTGTTATGTTGCAGAAGTAAACTCTAAAGTAGAAGGTATTGCTTTGGGCTACCACAGGTATTCTACATGGAAAGGAAAAATTATTCATCTAGAAGATTTAATTGTAAACCAAAGCTTTAGGGGTACTGGTATAGGTTCTGCTTTATTAGATGCGTTTATTAAACACGCACACAAATTAGGCGTTAAACGTATTAATTGGGAAGTTTTAGATTGGAATGAACCTGCCATAAAATTTTATGAGAGCAAAGGCGCCAATGTAATGCGAGATTGGGATGTGGTTCAAATGAATGAAAAAAGTATAAAGAACTATATATCAAAACTTAACAATGAAAATATTTAA